The Desulfatibacillum aliphaticivorans DSM 15576 genome includes a region encoding these proteins:
- a CDS encoding response regulator, protein MSSHNKQDGDIRRRMLFSLGMALLVMLALSAYTLKWVGDRYTQRLLVTELQAATRIYEKETALESATLSRLAIFLSRDERIFDAWIDNSQALLQKQAQPLFNSLNEQNRVDRLAFWTAYGRCLVSLDNPDGCKSAMPGKTMETAVHSGVPHTGFDLDPSGKLYLVRVLPVYFEGEKNLLGYLEIGKDVQYVVEECSRVLGHRMFVLLNKEYLDQKAWENAYTPHENPGAWLNNDFFAPEKPSSAEFLKSLHKLLKEDGIRQSGRVSFIEIDDKVYLPASFPLIADDKNLMGLAVMLLDVSYKAAAFKTARVVLLILCGAIALGLFLYFFVDLNKVRANIIKSRKDLEAELAKRKEAEEKYRTIFDNIQDVYFETSLDGAILEISPSISRVSEYGRTDVLGRAVGDFRMSEEARADFLRRIITQGEVRDFEVRLQNRNGAFKDFSLNSRLVLKENGAPDKIVGVMRDVTERRQAQQELLAAKERLEEANAQLEASIKQAEQLANEAFVANNAKSQFLANMSHEIRTPMNGIIGMAALLLDTPLDGQQTVFVQTVRKSAHALVTIINDILDFSKVEAGKLELEEAPFSLQAELEAMGDVLAVKAHEKGLEYACIMHPDVPDALIGDSIRLRQVLVNIVGNAVKFTDAGEVSLEISMSAMDDARCTLLFSIKDTGAGLPEDKIETVFEAFAQADSSVTRKFGGTGLGLAISQSLVRLMGGEIIAENREARGAHFRFTASFALQEQGAEHESSAIDPCLADKKILIVDDCPATRTSISLILQQWGCLCREASGGRSALEQLQRAVDKHAPFNAVLVDQAMPDMDGSTLIQSIKENPAYEGARLALMTPLGAPGLKTAKSNQDAAAVLTKPVRKKQLYNLLLDLFGNAPETCAAAPEQETKSAQAASEFTVLLVEDNQVNQMVAKGILRKLGYKTLVVENGQEALEFLAEKQVDIILMDIQMPVMDGLEATRRIRDGRHKVLDPGAPIIAMTARAMKGDREKCLDAGMDDYITKPIDPAALAAVMASRLGGASAPLIRKPEKPQSVFDRPGLEDRLQGDLSQMGVILNIFVKDSMRQLELIREALEKKNQEALRADAHHLKGAAGNVGAVRVYEVLRQMEDLATQDDWARQGDLFNQLEKELTNFIRRVNPLIETLS, encoded by the coding sequence ATGAGCTCGCATAACAAGCAGGACGGCGATATTCGCAGACGTATGCTTTTTTCCTTGGGAATGGCCCTGCTTGTCATGCTCGCCCTATCCGCTTACACCCTGAAATGGGTGGGCGACCGCTATACCCAACGCCTTTTGGTCACCGAGTTGCAAGCGGCCACGCGTATATACGAAAAGGAAACCGCCCTGGAAAGCGCCACGCTTTCCAGGCTGGCTATCTTTTTGTCCAGGGACGAACGCATTTTTGACGCCTGGATAGACAACTCTCAGGCCTTGCTTCAAAAACAAGCCCAACCTCTTTTTAACAGCCTCAATGAACAAAACAGGGTGGATCGCCTTGCTTTTTGGACCGCTTACGGCCGATGCCTGGTCAGCCTGGATAATCCGGACGGCTGTAAGAGCGCAATGCCGGGCAAGACCATGGAGACGGCTGTTCACTCCGGGGTTCCGCACACAGGCTTTGACCTGGATCCTTCCGGGAAGCTGTATCTTGTCCGGGTATTGCCGGTTTATTTTGAAGGGGAAAAAAACCTGCTGGGCTACCTGGAGATAGGGAAGGACGTCCAATACGTTGTGGAGGAGTGCTCCCGGGTTTTGGGGCATCGCATGTTCGTTCTTCTTAACAAGGAATATTTGGACCAAAAAGCCTGGGAAAACGCCTATACGCCCCATGAAAATCCAGGCGCCTGGCTCAACAATGATTTTTTTGCGCCTGAAAAGCCTTCTTCCGCCGAATTCTTAAAAAGCCTGCACAAATTGTTGAAGGAGGACGGCATTCGGCAAAGCGGCCGGGTCTCGTTCATTGAAATCGATGACAAGGTGTATCTGCCGGCCTCCTTTCCATTGATTGCGGATGATAAAAATCTCATGGGGCTGGCGGTCATGCTTTTGGACGTGTCTTATAAGGCAGCCGCTTTCAAAACCGCCCGGGTCGTTCTCCTTATATTGTGCGGCGCCATTGCACTGGGCCTGTTTTTGTATTTCTTTGTGGATCTGAACAAGGTCCGCGCCAACATCATCAAAAGCCGGAAGGACCTGGAGGCCGAGCTTGCCAAACGCAAAGAGGCGGAGGAGAAATACCGAACGATTTTCGACAATATCCAGGACGTCTATTTTGAGACTTCCCTGGACGGCGCAATCCTGGAAATAAGCCCTTCTATCAGCCGGGTATCGGAATACGGCAGGACCGACGTCCTGGGACGGGCTGTGGGCGACTTTCGAATGAGTGAAGAGGCCAGGGCTGATTTTCTGCGCCGCATTATCACTCAGGGCGAAGTGCGCGATTTTGAAGTCAGGCTCCAAAACAGGAATGGCGCCTTTAAGGACTTCTCCCTCAACTCCCGGCTTGTTCTAAAAGAAAACGGCGCGCCTGATAAAATCGTAGGCGTTATGCGGGACGTCACCGAGCGCCGGCAGGCCCAGCAGGAGCTGCTGGCTGCCAAGGAGCGCTTGGAAGAGGCCAACGCGCAACTGGAGGCCTCCATAAAACAGGCCGAGCAACTGGCCAACGAAGCCTTTGTGGCCAATAACGCCAAAAGCCAGTTTTTAGCCAACATGAGCCATGAAATCCGAACGCCCATGAACGGCATTATCGGAATGGCCGCCCTTCTTTTGGACACGCCCCTGGACGGCCAGCAAACCGTCTTTGTGCAAACCGTGAGAAAAAGCGCCCACGCCCTGGTCACCATTATCAACGACATCCTGGATTTTTCCAAGGTGGAGGCCGGAAAGCTGGAATTGGAGGAAGCGCCTTTCAGCCTTCAAGCCGAGTTGGAGGCCATGGGCGACGTCCTGGCGGTCAAGGCCCATGAAAAGGGTTTGGAATACGCGTGCATCATGCACCCGGACGTCCCGGACGCGCTTATAGGAGATTCCATCCGCCTGAGACAGGTTCTCGTCAACATCGTCGGCAATGCAGTCAAGTTCACGGACGCCGGGGAGGTGTCGCTGGAAATTTCCATGTCGGCAATGGATGACGCCCGGTGCACCCTTTTGTTTTCCATCAAAGATACGGGCGCCGGGCTGCCCGAGGATAAAATTGAAACCGTATTCGAGGCTTTCGCCCAGGCGGATTCGTCGGTCACCAGAAAGTTCGGCGGCACCGGACTGGGCCTGGCCATATCCCAAAGCCTGGTCCGCCTGATGGGCGGGGAGATCATCGCAGAAAACCGCGAGGCCAGGGGGGCGCATTTTCGTTTTACCGCTTCGTTTGCGCTGCAGGAGCAGGGCGCCGAACACGAATCGTCCGCCATCGACCCATGTCTCGCCGATAAAAAGATTTTGATCGTGGATGACTGCCCGGCGACTCGCACTTCCATCAGTCTCATTTTGCAGCAGTGGGGCTGCCTGTGCCGGGAGGCTTCCGGAGGCCGTTCCGCCCTTGAACAGCTCCAAAGAGCCGTGGATAAGCACGCGCCCTTTAACGCAGTGCTGGTGGATCAGGCCATGCCCGACATGGACGGGTCGACCCTGATCCAAAGCATCAAGGAGAATCCCGCGTACGAAGGGGCGAGGCTGGCCCTCATGACGCCCCTGGGCGCTCCCGGCCTCAAGACTGCCAAGTCCAATCAGGACGCTGCAGCAGTATTAACCAAGCCGGTCCGGAAGAAGCAGCTTTACAACCTGTTGTTGGATCTTTTCGGCAATGCGCCGGAAACCTGTGCAGCGGCCCCGGAGCAGGAAACAAAATCGGCGCAGGCCGCTTCCGAATTCACAGTCCTTCTGGTGGAGGACAACCAGGTCAACCAAATGGTCGCCAAAGGCATTTTAAGGAAATTGGGATACAAAACCCTGGTTGTGGAAAACGGACAAGAGGCCTTGGAGTTTTTGGCCGAAAAGCAGGTGGACATTATCCTCATGGACATCCAAATGCCCGTCATGGACGGCCTGGAAGCCACGCGGAGAATCCGGGACGGCCGCCATAAAGTGCTGGATCCCGGCGCGCCTATCATAGCCATGACAGCCAGGGCCATGAAAGGGGATCGGGAAAAATGCCTGGACGCGGGCATGGACGACTACATAACAAAGCCCATCGACCCCGCCGCCCTTGCTGCGGTTATGGCCAGCCGGCTTGGCGGCGCGTCCGCCCCGCTTATCCGGAAGCCTGAAAAACCTCAAAGCGTTTTTGATCGTCCGGGGCTGGAGGACAGGCTTCAGGGGGATTTGTCCCAGATGGGCGTCATCCTGAATATTTTTGTCAAAGATTCCATGAGACAATTGGAGTTGATCAGAGAGGCCCTGGAAAAGAAGAATCAGGAGGCCCTGAGGGCGGACGCTCATCATTTAAAAGGCGCAGCAGGCAACGTGGGCGCCGTCCGGGTCTATGAGGTTCTGAGGCAAATGGAGGATTTGGCGACCCAAGATGACTGGGCCAGGCAGGGCGATCTGTTTAATCAGTTGGAAAAGGAGTTGACGAATTTCATCCGGCGCGTGAATCCTTTAATAGAAACGTTGTCATAA
- a CDS encoding GNAT family N-acetyltransferase: MMTIRFLQSPTKEEVARIVELYKAQGWWEEGKEGPDLVVRIIQGSHYFAAAEVEGRIVGIGRAISDRASDAYVQDVLVDPDFRKQGIGRLIVQELTEKVHGDGLRWIGVVAEKGSAPFYTPLGFEEMPGATPMLKTRK, translated from the coding sequence ATGATGACGATACGTTTTTTGCAATCGCCAACCAAAGAGGAAGTAGCCCGCATTGTCGAGCTTTATAAAGCCCAGGGCTGGTGGGAGGAAGGGAAGGAAGGCCCGGATTTGGTCGTTCGCATTATCCAGGGAAGCCACTATTTTGCGGCGGCTGAAGTGGAAGGGAGGATCGTCGGCATTGGAAGAGCGATCAGCGACCGCGCCAGCGACGCCTATGTGCAGGACGTGCTGGTGGATCCTGATTTCCGGAAGCAGGGCATCGGCCGTTTAATCGTGCAGGAGTTGACTGAAAAGGTGCACGGCGACGGTCTGCGCTGGATCGGCGTGGTAGCGGAAAAGGGCTCTGCTCCTTTTTACACCCCTCTGGGATTTGAAGAAATGCCCGGGGCCACCCCCATGTTAAAAACCAGGAAGTAG
- a CDS encoding DUF2156 domain-containing protein, which produces MNFQPVRPKDYQRVQPFFKNMQHELCAYSLDSMMVWHNEGYSPYWDVHDDALVVCVRFADKRKNPYMILPIAPGREFTPEDLAKLADKTGIGKFHFAPKDYIAKYGRERLSSLFSVRSHVEYHDYIYATEDLATLKGSKYSKKRNLINQFKKNYINQGKVEIQDLQEEHTAECHDFLDEWCRQRDCGRDIEDDLACEKRAVQNALRYWTQLRFKGTVVRLDGEVRAFAIGSHLTSSMGNLNFEKADAEVKGLYQYLDRESAARLFDGYEFINKESDMNLPGLAHAKQSYYPVRMAHSYKLILR; this is translated from the coding sequence ATGAATTTTCAGCCGGTAAGACCTAAAGACTACCAACGGGTTCAACCCTTTTTCAAGAACATGCAGCACGAATTGTGCGCCTATTCGCTGGACTCCATGATGGTTTGGCACAACGAAGGCTATTCCCCCTATTGGGACGTCCATGACGACGCCTTGGTTGTGTGCGTCCGGTTTGCAGACAAAAGAAAAAATCCCTACATGATTCTGCCTATTGCTCCGGGCAGGGAGTTCACGCCTGAGGATTTGGCGAAACTCGCCGACAAAACCGGAATCGGGAAATTTCACTTCGCGCCCAAGGACTATATTGCCAAATACGGCCGGGAGCGCTTATCCTCCTTGTTTTCCGTACGCTCCCATGTGGAATACCATGACTACATTTACGCAACCGAAGACCTGGCGACCCTGAAGGGCTCCAAATATTCCAAAAAGCGGAATCTCATCAACCAGTTCAAAAAAAATTACATCAATCAGGGCAAGGTGGAGATTCAGGATTTGCAGGAGGAGCACACCGCCGAATGCCATGATTTTTTGGATGAATGGTGCCGGCAAAGGGATTGCGGCAGAGACATTGAAGATGATCTGGCCTGTGAAAAAAGGGCCGTACAGAACGCCTTGCGCTACTGGACCCAGTTGCGTTTTAAGGGGACGGTGGTTCGTCTGGACGGCGAGGTCCGGGCCTTTGCCATTGGCTCGCATTTGACTTCCAGCATGGGCAACCTGAACTTTGAAAAGGCCGACGCAGAAGTCAAAGGCCTGTATCAGTATCTGGACAGAGAAAGCGCGGCGCGTCTCTTTGACGGCTATGAGTTTATTAACAAGGAAAGCGATATGAATTTGCCGGGGTTGGCCCATGCCAAGCAATCTTACTACCCTGTTAGAATGGCCCATTCCTACAAGCTCATCCTTCGTTAA
- a CDS encoding cache domain-containing protein — MAPRDPNSLRNLFLRYMAAIALASLVSWTLVLVYSDYTSFKDQSVIMRQEFMDQQKDLLSSKVSEVRDYIDYNGNLTEKRLKDSLQSHVNDAHHIASGLYNEYAASEPTEKVQKMIKEALRPIRFNQGRGYYFAFNLDGVEELFADRPELEGSNMLSMVSDDGKYVVKDMLALCREKGEGFYTYYWTKPGEKQGSFPKIAYVKLFEPLGWVIGTGEYLDDYTHMVQSEVLNRIKDLRFEPAGYFFGSTFDGGSLFSAGEITIGAGSIQDLTDPNGVKIIQEQQKEAKKPGGGFVRYSWRKPGSDTPSPKISYVLAVPQWEWVIGAGVYLDSIEPAIKANEKALFKDLEKKILRSLIVLFILLAIVFAASRIVSGNIQASVQSLTLFFQQAARESISIDTDDLHFSEFQDIARQINLMLVERKHAEEELKASEIKWRSYVENAPYGIFTADREWRYMDANPAAERITGYSKEELLKRKVPDLVVKEENKDPNQNYNALLSQGVFNGESIIKRKDGEIRNISICAVRLSGDRFLAFVDDITEQKKAQQEIWKTNTLLTAVIKQAPFAVQILEEKDNLISVVIENDESARIVGESLQGRDDIDSKVSESLDARFFTIDGRTEIPLDQMPSPRAFRGDVVSGEEYLFRHADGKEIMVEASASPIFDNEGKNIAVCVTFHDVTEQRKTEQEKAELKEQIYQSQKMESVGRLAGGVAHDFNNMLSVILGFAEMALDRMDENHDIYFDLKEIHTAALRSADLTRQLLAFARKQAVAPKILDLNDSITNMLKMLRRLIGEDIELEWRPGLDLGKVKIDPSQLDQILANLCVNAGQAIEGGGKIIIQTEQAIATSRFCAMHRDFTPGEYCLISVQDNGQGMDDETLKRLFEPFYTTKELGKGTGLGLATIYGIVKQNNGVIIVDSKKDWGSVFKVYLPKCESPEKGRETKEAQEVRHGNGETILLVEDEESIMKMGERMLSRLGYKVMAASNPEDGLRLAEQHESAIDLLLTDVIMPGMNGKDLAEAVHKIRPDCKVLFMSGYTASVIEQHGVLDETTHFVQKPFAYRNLAKGVHDALHNG; from the coding sequence ATGGCGCCAAGAGATCCAAACAGCCTGAGAAATCTTTTTTTGCGTTACATGGCGGCCATTGCACTGGCTTCCCTTGTCAGTTGGACACTGGTCCTGGTTTATAGCGATTACACATCCTTTAAAGACCAATCCGTGATCATGCGTCAGGAATTCATGGATCAGCAAAAGGATCTGCTGAGCTCCAAGGTTAGTGAGGTCAGGGATTACATCGATTACAACGGAAACCTGACGGAAAAACGGCTGAAAGACTCCCTGCAAAGTCACGTCAATGATGCGCATCATATAGCCTCCGGTCTGTACAACGAGTACGCAGCCTCCGAGCCTACGGAAAAAGTGCAAAAAATGATCAAGGAGGCTTTAAGGCCCATCCGCTTCAACCAGGGCCGTGGATACTATTTTGCGTTCAACCTGGACGGTGTTGAGGAATTGTTTGCGGACCGTCCTGAACTGGAAGGCTCAAACATGCTTTCCATGGTTTCCGACGACGGCAAATATGTGGTTAAAGACATGCTCGCCCTATGCCGCGAAAAGGGCGAGGGATTTTACACCTACTACTGGACCAAGCCGGGCGAAAAGCAGGGCAGTTTTCCCAAAATCGCCTATGTAAAGCTATTTGAGCCCCTTGGATGGGTGATAGGCACGGGCGAGTACCTGGACGATTACACCCACATGGTTCAAAGCGAGGTTTTAAACCGAATAAAGGATCTTCGATTTGAGCCTGCCGGGTATTTTTTCGGGAGCACTTTTGACGGCGGCTCTCTTTTCTCTGCCGGAGAGATCACCATTGGGGCCGGCAGCATCCAGGACTTGACGGACCCCAATGGCGTAAAAATCATCCAGGAGCAGCAAAAAGAGGCAAAAAAGCCAGGGGGCGGCTTTGTTCGATATTCTTGGCGTAAACCCGGCTCTGACACTCCTTCTCCCAAAATATCCTATGTCCTGGCCGTTCCTCAATGGGAATGGGTCATTGGTGCGGGCGTTTATCTGGATAGTATTGAGCCCGCCATAAAAGCCAACGAAAAGGCGCTGTTCAAAGATTTGGAGAAAAAAATACTGCGAAGCCTCATCGTTCTGTTTATTCTCTTGGCCATCGTCTTTGCAGCGTCACGCATTGTTTCCGGCAATATTCAGGCATCCGTCCAATCTTTGACCCTTTTTTTCCAGCAAGCGGCCAGGGAGTCCATAAGTATAGACACTGACGATCTGCACTTCTCGGAATTCCAGGACATCGCCCGGCAAATCAACCTGATGCTGGTTGAAAGAAAACACGCCGAAGAAGAATTGAAAGCCAGTGAAATCAAATGGCGCAGCTATGTGGAAAATGCGCCTTACGGAATTTTTACGGCCGATAGGGAGTGGAGGTACATGGACGCCAATCCGGCTGCTGAGCGGATAACCGGCTATTCCAAAGAAGAGCTCCTTAAGCGAAAGGTTCCTGACCTGGTTGTTAAGGAAGAAAACAAGGACCCCAACCAAAACTATAACGCACTTCTTTCTCAGGGCGTTTTTAACGGGGAATCAATAATCAAGCGTAAAGATGGAGAAATCAGAAATATAAGCATTTGCGCCGTTCGCTTAAGTGGAGACCGTTTCCTGGCGTTTGTAGACGATATAACTGAACAAAAAAAGGCTCAGCAGGAAATATGGAAAACCAATACCTTGCTTACAGCGGTTATCAAACAAGCGCCGTTCGCAGTGCAGATTCTGGAAGAAAAGGACAATCTTATCAGTGTCGTCATAGAAAACGACGAGTCGGCCAGGATCGTAGGAGAGTCGTTACAGGGGCGGGACGACATTGACTCTAAAGTTTCGGAATCGCTTGACGCGCGATTTTTTACCATAGATGGACGCACGGAAATCCCCCTGGACCAAATGCCAAGCCCAAGGGCTTTTCGGGGGGATGTGGTGAGCGGCGAGGAGTATTTGTTCAGGCACGCGGACGGAAAGGAAATTATGGTGGAGGCCAGTGCGTCGCCAATATTCGATAACGAGGGCAAAAATATCGCCGTATGCGTTACTTTTCACGACGTCACGGAACAGCGGAAAACTGAGCAGGAGAAGGCGGAGCTTAAAGAGCAGATTTATCAGTCCCAGAAAATGGAGTCCGTGGGAAGGCTTGCAGGCGGAGTGGCCCATGATTTCAACAACATGCTGAGCGTCATACTGGGCTTTGCAGAAATGGCGCTGGACCGCATGGATGAAAACCACGACATCTATTTCGATTTAAAGGAAATTCATACCGCGGCCCTGCGGTCCGCGGACCTGACGCGCCAATTGCTGGCCTTTGCCAGAAAACAGGCCGTTGCTCCAAAAATTCTTGATTTGAACGACTCCATAACCAATATGCTGAAAATGCTGCGAAGGCTCATCGGGGAGGACATAGAACTGGAATGGCGGCCTGGCCTGGACCTGGGGAAAGTGAAAATCGATCCCTCGCAACTGGATCAGATTTTGGCGAACCTTTGCGTCAATGCCGGACAGGCCATAGAAGGAGGCGGCAAGATCATCATCCAAACGGAGCAAGCCATCGCCACATCCAGGTTTTGCGCGATGCACCGCGACTTCACGCCGGGAGAGTATTGCCTGATTTCAGTCCAGGACAATGGCCAGGGCATGGATGACGAAACGCTTAAACGCCTTTTCGAGCCCTTTTACACCACCAAGGAACTGGGCAAGGGGACGGGGTTGGGGTTGGCCACCATTTACGGAATTGTTAAGCAGAATAACGGAGTCATAATCGTAGACAGCAAAAAAGATTGGGGTTCCGTTTTTAAGGTCTATCTGCCCAAATGCGAAAGCCCGGAAAAAGGGAGGGAGACCAAGGAAGCCCAGGAAGTCCGGCATGGAAACGGGGAAACCATTTTGCTGGTTGAAGACGAAGAATCAATCATGAAAATGGGGGAAAGAATGCTTTCCAGGCTGGGATATAAGGTCATGGCCGCAAGCAATCCCGAAGACGGGCTTCGCCTCGCCGAGCAGCATGAAAGCGCAATAGACTTGCTGCTCACCGACGTCATCATGCCGGGGATGAACGGGAAGGACCTTGCTGAAGCCGTTCATAAGATTCGCCCGGATTGCAAGGTGCTTTTTATGTCCGGGTACACAGCCAGCGTCATTGAACAGCACGGAGTTCTGGATGAAACCACGCATTTTGTCCAAAAGCCCTTTGCTTATCGAAATCTGGCGAAAGGGGTGCACGACGCCTTGCACAATGGGTAG